The Herpetosiphonaceae bacterium genome has a segment encoding these proteins:
- a CDS encoding M36 family metallopeptidase, producing MSHSLRRAAALCLVLAVLFSLTSISFAAPGGNDKARAAARAYLQANSSRYQLKASLADLRDGRTVASLGGTHVHFQQTVNGVPVEGAALNVGLDRGNGVQLVVSGYKANLPQIDTTPRISADTALATARAATGATGALSSAPQTSLVVYAEGPVGLAWKITLSAEQPVGAWDVFVDAIGGQTLAVRSLLRQVEGTGRVFDPNPVATLQNPTLTDQDDADYADLASAYRTVALRDLDGSGYLRGPFVDASSKEPARESSFVFNYGRDDARFEQVMAYYHIDRTQRYIQSLGFTNVNNRQQPVKVSTFSYDNSYYNPPNGTISLGRGGVDDAEDADVIVHEYGHSVQDNQVPGFGSTLEGGAMGEGFSDYLAFTMSAEGQSGPYLACVAEWDATSYSRLSPPCLRRIDKNKHYPEDVVGRVHADGEIWSRALFDLWNTLGRTTADRLVLQSHFYLTPTASFEDGANAILAADRALNHGANQAKIRKIFADRGIPTN from the coding sequence ATGTCCCACTCGCTTAGACGCGCCGCTGCGCTCTGTCTGGTCCTCGCCGTTCTCTTCTCGCTCACCTCGATCAGCTTCGCCGCGCCCGGCGGCAACGACAAGGCGCGCGCGGCAGCCCGCGCGTATCTTCAGGCCAACAGCAGCCGCTATCAGCTCAAGGCCAGTCTCGCCGATCTGCGCGACGGTAGAACGGTCGCCTCGCTGGGCGGCACGCACGTGCATTTCCAGCAGACCGTGAACGGCGTGCCCGTCGAAGGCGCGGCGCTCAACGTCGGCCTCGATCGCGGTAACGGCGTGCAGCTCGTGGTCAGCGGCTACAAGGCCAATCTGCCGCAGATCGACACCACGCCGCGCATCTCCGCCGACACGGCTCTAGCCACGGCGCGGGCGGCAACGGGCGCGACAGGCGCGCTGTCGTCCGCTCCGCAGACCAGCCTCGTGGTCTATGCCGAAGGGCCGGTCGGGCTGGCCTGGAAAATCACGCTCAGCGCCGAGCAGCCGGTCGGGGCGTGGGATGTGTTTGTCGATGCGATCGGCGGGCAAACGCTGGCGGTACGCAGCCTGCTGCGGCAGGTCGAGGGCACGGGCCGCGTCTTCGATCCCAATCCCGTGGCGACGCTCCAGAATCCCACGCTGACCGATCAGGACGATGCCGACTACGCCGATCTGGCAAGCGCGTATCGCACGGTGGCGCTGCGCGACCTGGACGGCTCCGGCTACCTGCGCGGCCCGTTCGTGGATGCCAGCAGCAAAGAGCCAGCCAGGGAGTCGTCGTTCGTGTTCAACTATGGCCGCGACGATGCTCGCTTCGAGCAGGTGATGGCCTACTACCACATCGATCGCACGCAGCGCTACATTCAGTCGTTGGGCTTTACCAACGTGAACAACCGCCAGCAGCCCGTCAAGGTCAGCACGTTCAGCTACGACAACTCGTACTACAATCCGCCGAACGGCACGATCTCGCTCGGACGCGGCGGCGTCGACGACGCCGAGGATGCCGATGTGATCGTCCATGAGTACGGCCACTCGGTGCAGGATAATCAGGTGCCCGGCTTCGGCAGCACCCTGGAGGGCGGCGCGATGGGCGAGGGCTTCAGCGATTACCTGGCCTTCACGATGAGCGCCGAGGGCCAGAGCGGCCCGTATCTGGCGTGCGTCGCCGAGTGGGACGCGACCTCGTACTCGCGATTGTCGCCGCCGTGCCTGCGCCGCATCGACAAGAACAAGCACTATCCCGAAGATGTGGTCGGGCGGGTCCACGCCGACGGCGAGATCTGGTCGCGGGCGCTCTTCGATCTGTGGAACACGCTCGGCAGAACCACCGCCGACCGGCTGGTGCTTCAGAGCCACTTCTACCTGACGCCGACCGCCTCATTCGAGGATGGCGCGAACGCGATCCTGGCCGCCGACCGCGCGCTGAACCACGGCGCGAACCAGGCCAAGATCCGCAAGATCTTTGCCGATCGGGGCATCCCCACCAACTAG
- a CDS encoding DUF2442 domain-containing protein codes for MTTSANNKERLQRAYVPTTALAKAVTFDDALMHVTLTDGRIIGVPIIWFPLLHRATPAERERYEIGAGGRSLHWPELDEDVSVAQLLAGVDWSAT; via the coding sequence ATGACTACTTCGGCCAACAATAAGGAGCGCTTACAACGGGCATATGTGCCTACAACCGCGCTTGCCAAAGCTGTGACATTCGATGATGCACTGATGCATGTCACGCTGACCGACGGACGCATTATTGGCGTGCCGATCATCTGGTTTCCTCTGTTGCACCGGGCAACACCTGCCGAGCGTGAGCGGTACGAAATTGGCGCGGGAGGCCGATCGCTGCATTGGCCGGAGCTAGACGAGGATGTATCTGTGGCGCAGCTTCTCGCGGGCGTCGATTGGAGCGCTACGTAA
- the dusB gene encoding tRNA dihydrouridine synthase DusB has product MMSEQFKHLPDSYQIGHITVRPNIVLAPMAGVTDSVFRRLLLSLGGLGLVTTEMTNAASVTPKAMQRHRLLDYLPEERPIAMQLSGNEPELVANAARQVEALGADIIDINCGCPSPKVTGGGHGSALLKDLPKLSRMLRAVREAVSIPITLKFRAGWDDDSLNYVDTARIAEDAGVSALALHPRTKVQGYAGEADWERIAQAKQAVSIPVIGSGDVKSAQDALQRLAATGVDGIMIGRGAMANPWIFRQISQLRAGEPIFEPQPADKQWLLLRYLDMLLETMPEHQAMGKLKQLIGQFYVGMPGAANLRRDVQHAKTTAEQREIIERYFEPYITGRRAATVEAAQPEVMEDALVES; this is encoded by the coding sequence ATGATGAGTGAACAGTTCAAACATCTTCCAGACAGCTACCAGATCGGCCATATCACGGTGCGGCCCAACATTGTGCTCGCGCCGATGGCTGGCGTGACTGATTCGGTCTTTCGGCGGCTGCTGCTGTCGCTGGGCGGGCTTGGGCTGGTGACGACGGAGATGACCAACGCGGCCAGTGTCACGCCCAAGGCGATGCAGCGGCATCGGCTGCTCGACTACCTGCCTGAGGAGCGACCGATCGCGATGCAGCTTTCCGGCAACGAGCCGGAGCTAGTCGCCAACGCGGCCCGGCAGGTGGAGGCGCTCGGCGCGGATATTATCGATATCAACTGCGGCTGCCCGTCGCCCAAAGTGACCGGCGGCGGTCATGGCTCGGCGCTGCTCAAGGATCTGCCCAAGCTTAGCCGCATGCTGCGCGCCGTCCGCGAGGCCGTCTCGATTCCGATCACGCTCAAGTTTCGCGCCGGGTGGGACGACGATTCGCTCAACTACGTCGATACCGCCAGGATCGCTGAGGATGCGGGCGTGAGCGCGCTGGCGCTGCATCCGCGCACAAAAGTGCAGGGCTATGCCGGAGAGGCCGACTGGGAGCGTATCGCGCAGGCCAAGCAGGCCGTGAGCATTCCGGTCATCGGCTCCGGCGACGTGAAGAGCGCTCAGGATGCGTTGCAACGACTGGCCGCAACCGGCGTCGACGGCATCATGATCGGGCGCGGCGCGATGGCAAATCCGTGGATCTTCCGACAGATCAGCCAGTTGCGCGCGGGAGAGCCGATCTTCGAGCCGCAGCCAGCCGATAAGCAATGGCTGCTGCTGCGCTACCTCGACATGCTGCTCGAAACGATGCCCGAACACCAGGCCATGGGCAAGCTCAAGCAGTTGATCGGCCAGTTCTACGTCGGGATGCCGGGCGCGGCCAATTTGCGCCGGGATGTCCAGCACGCCAAAACCACCGCCGAGCAGCGCGAGATTATCGAGCGCTATTTCGAGCCATACATCACGGGGCGGCGCGCGGCAACCGTCGAGGCCGCGCAGCCAGAAGTCATGGAAGACGCGCTGGTCGAGTCCTGA
- a CDS encoding glycosyltransferase family 87 protein, which yields MRDRLTKRSWSAILSLCLAALVTLAVLLAAYGFTPPIVRAVSEHDTFVFRDVHGLERAGDFTYRWSTGASTIALPQAGRPPSALLELRLWVPDEQPPVPLTLTANSQPLVTTPIHGRRTLALLVPGAAISSGDPRFGLLSPTWSPPNDPRPLGVGVARVVWHELGWTLPPMRQMLALPGLVLALGLLLLRLGRSPLVTSLSAGMLGVGLALGAALRPLAVAPYTHRLLLMTILGHVALLLWTGLTRPEGRWWALPQRVEPGRLVVLLGVGYWMFLLYQRALCAETVSGVCPRPGTQNIGIVVMALLLALAIVPRVATSTRWKIALVVLALGGVAEAAYAARFAFRRSGPDFFILWRAAYDFHLGRPLYKLDDVLTNHFGHVFKVPPFYGMLFLPFATSDDVFILLLHRLLNVALYLTTGGLLAWLLRPRLGWLLALTTVGVILGLMQPPFDTIAYGQIDIMLLLLLTLALLGLRADRPWLTGLAIALGTLFKLYPFLLVGFLFVRREWKAIGWVAAWLALLNGIAIGVMGWENHVIYVARVLPNIGGGTSWVENQTINGFLNRLSYDPLRTEPIHSLSISLLTYGGFALIAGVSLLLSITPFERRSISFALQLSSFAVVMVLAVPAAWMHYATITILAFVMLVWHSADRPLPLGRAVLLALAFGLIAYGNQWSFFDGKQNPGLPALALSYKFYGLALLWSLMAYTLWRAWALRRSSTTRSAPSGQLISAS from the coding sequence ATGCGCGACCGACTGACCAAGCGTTCTTGGAGCGCGATCCTCAGCCTGTGCCTGGCCGCACTCGTCACGCTGGCCGTGCTGCTCGCGGCCTACGGCTTCACGCCCCCGATCGTCCGGGCGGTGAGCGAGCACGATACATTTGTTTTCCGCGATGTTCATGGCCTTGAGCGCGCAGGCGACTTCACCTACCGCTGGAGCACCGGCGCGAGCACGATCGCCCTGCCGCAGGCCGGGCGTCCACCCAGCGCCCTGCTTGAACTCCGCCTGTGGGTGCCCGACGAGCAGCCGCCGGTGCCGCTGACACTGACCGCCAACAGCCAGCCGCTTGTCACCACGCCGATCCATGGTCGGCGCACGCTGGCGCTGCTGGTGCCGGGAGCCGCGATCAGCAGCGGCGATCCGCGCTTCGGGTTGCTCAGCCCGACCTGGAGCCCGCCCAACGATCCGCGTCCGCTCGGCGTGGGCGTTGCGCGGGTGGTCTGGCATGAGCTTGGCTGGACGCTCCCGCCCATGAGACAGATGCTCGCGCTGCCGGGCCTGGTGCTGGCGCTGGGCCTGCTGCTGCTGCGGCTTGGCCGATCCCCGCTGGTGACGAGTCTCAGCGCCGGGATGCTCGGCGTTGGCCTGGCGCTCGGCGCAGCGCTGCGACCGCTGGCGGTCGCGCCGTACACGCACCGGCTGCTGCTGATGACGATCCTGGGGCATGTAGCGCTGCTGCTCTGGACCGGGCTGACGCGGCCTGAGGGACGCTGGTGGGCCTTGCCGCAGCGCGTCGAGCCGGGACGACTGGTGGTGCTGCTCGGCGTCGGCTACTGGATGTTTTTGCTCTACCAGCGCGCGCTGTGCGCCGAGACGGTCAGCGGCGTCTGCCCACGGCCCGGCACACAGAACATTGGCATCGTCGTGATGGCGCTGCTGCTGGCGCTGGCGATCGTGCCGCGTGTGGCGACGAGCACACGCTGGAAGATCGCGCTGGTGGTGCTGGCGCTGGGCGGCGTGGCGGAGGCGGCCTATGCCGCGCGCTTCGCCTTCCGCCGTTCGGGACCGGACTTTTTCATCCTGTGGCGAGCCGCGTACGACTTCCACCTTGGCCGACCGCTCTACAAGCTCGACGATGTGCTGACCAACCACTTCGGCCATGTCTTCAAGGTGCCGCCCTTCTACGGCATGCTCTTCCTGCCCTTCGCCACGTCCGACGACGTGTTTATTCTGCTGCTGCACCGGCTGCTGAACGTCGCGCTCTACCTGACGACGGGCGGGCTGCTGGCATGGCTGCTGCGTCCGCGTCTCGGCTGGCTGCTCGCGCTGACGACCGTCGGCGTGATCCTGGGGCTGATGCAGCCGCCCTTCGATACGATCGCCTACGGCCAGATCGACATCATGCTGCTGCTGCTGCTGACGCTGGCGCTGCTTGGGCTGCGCGCCGATCGGCCCTGGCTGACCGGCCTGGCAATCGCGCTCGGCACGCTCTTCAAGCTCTACCCGTTCCTGCTGGTCGGCTTCCTTTTTGTGCGACGCGAGTGGAAAGCGATCGGCTGGGTTGCCGCGTGGCTGGCGCTGCTCAACGGCATCGCGATCGGCGTGATGGGCTGGGAAAACCACGTGATCTATGTCGCGCGGGTGCTGCCCAACATCGGCGGCGGCACGAGCTGGGTAGAAAACCAGACGATCAACGGCTTTTTGAACCGGCTGAGCTACGATCCGCTGCGCACCGAGCCGATCCACAGCCTGAGCATCAGCCTGCTGACCTACGGCGGCTTCGCGCTGATCGCGGGCGTATCGCTGCTGCTGAGCATCACGCCATTCGAGCGACGGTCGATCAGCTTCGCGCTGCAACTCAGCAGCTTCGCCGTGGTGATGGTGCTGGCGGTTCCGGCGGCCTGGATGCACTACGCCACGATCACGATCCTGGCGTTCGTGATGCTGGTCTGGCACAGCGCCGATCGACCGCTGCCGCTGGGACGGGCGGTGCTGCTGGCGCTCGCCTTTGGCCTGATCGCCTACGGCAACCAGTGGAGCTTCTTCGACGGCAAGCAAAATCCCGGCCTGCCCGCGCTGGCGCTCTCCTACAAGTTCTATGGCCTGGCGCTGCTGTGGAGCCTGATGGCCTACACGCTCTGGCGGGCCTGGGCGCTGCGTCGATCCAGCACCACGCGCTCGGCTCCGTCGGGACAGCTTATCTCGGCATCGTAA
- a CDS encoding bifunctional ADP-heptose synthase has product MPNRRSTAQVLAALARQRILVIGDVFLDEYVFGHATRLSREAPIPVLEFDRRTYIPGGAANPANNIAALGATAIQAAVVGEDGEGQQLIALLREVGVEPGCILIDADRPTTVKTRIISQSSLRFSQQLARIDRIDRQPINGAIVAALVERIGACVPQIDAVLCSDYLSGLLTPPLVREIARLCQQHNVLLTVDAQGELAKYSGAGLLRCNNDEAAAYLGRSITGEDEYRRALDDLLEMLEPELMIVTRGRDGLSIRGRAQPYLHIPAHRVEAADTTGAGDTFIAVITLALAAEIEPVAAAQMANYAAGLVVRRLGNAVVTPDELAQGIPPAAMG; this is encoded by the coding sequence ATGCCCAATCGACGCTCGACCGCCCAGGTGTTGGCCGCGCTGGCCCGTCAGCGCATTCTGGTCATCGGCGATGTCTTTCTCGACGAGTATGTCTTCGGCCACGCGACGCGCCTGTCGCGCGAGGCGCCGATCCCCGTGCTTGAGTTCGACCGCCGGACGTACATTCCGGGCGGCGCGGCCAATCCGGCCAACAACATTGCCGCGCTGGGCGCGACCGCCATCCAGGCGGCGGTGGTCGGCGAGGACGGCGAGGGCCAGCAGTTGATCGCGCTGCTGCGTGAGGTCGGCGTCGAGCCCGGCTGCATCCTGATCGACGCCGACCGCCCGACGACCGTCAAGACACGCATCATCTCGCAAAGCTCGCTGCGCTTCTCACAGCAGCTCGCGCGGATAGACCGCATCGACCGGCAGCCGATCAACGGCGCGATCGTCGCGGCGCTGGTCGAGCGCATCGGCGCGTGTGTGCCGCAGATCGACGCCGTGCTCTGCTCCGACTACCTGAGCGGGCTGCTGACGCCGCCGCTGGTGCGCGAGATCGCCCGGCTGTGCCAGCAGCACAACGTTTTGCTGACCGTGGACGCGCAGGGCGAGCTGGCGAAGTACAGCGGCGCTGGCCTGCTGCGCTGCAACAACGACGAGGCCGCCGCCTACCTGGGCCGGTCGATCACCGGCGAGGACGAGTACCGCCGCGCGCTGGACGATCTGCTTGAGATGCTTGAGCCGGAGCTGATGATCGTCACCCGTGGCCGCGATGGGCTGTCGATCCGGGGCCGCGCGCAGCCCTACCTGCACATCCCCGCGCACCGCGTCGAGGCCGCCGATACGACCGGCGCTGGCGATACGTTCATCGCCGTGATCACGCTGGCGCTGGCCGCCGAGATCGAGCCGGTCGCGGCGGCGCAGATGGCAAACTACGCGGCGGGATTGGTCGTGCGGCGGCTCGGCAACGCAGTGGTAACGCCCGACGAATTAGCGCAGGGCATACCGCCTGCGGCGATGGGATAA
- a CDS encoding adenylyltransferase/cytidyltransferase family protein: MRTVIPLEELARLRQQWRDRGLRVVFTNGIFDLLHIGHLQYLEAARALGDLLVVGLNSDSSTRQLKGPQRPLIPQEERAALLLGLRPVDYVTIFEDRTAEHLVATLQPDVYVKGGDYTLSAADSAASTANATPPKTLPEARIVQGYGGHVELISYLPGHSTTELIERIVERYAR, translated from the coding sequence ATGCGAACTGTGATACCTCTGGAAGAGCTTGCTCGGCTCCGGCAGCAGTGGCGCGACCGTGGGCTGCGGGTTGTCTTCACCAACGGCATCTTCGACCTGCTGCACATCGGCCATCTGCAATACCTGGAGGCCGCGCGTGCCCTGGGCGATCTGCTGGTCGTCGGCCTCAACAGCGACAGCTCGACGCGCCAGCTCAAAGGGCCGCAGCGTCCGCTGATTCCTCAGGAGGAGCGCGCCGCGCTGCTGCTTGGCCTGCGTCCCGTCGATTATGTCACGATCTTCGAGGATCGCACCGCCGAGCATCTGGTCGCGACGCTTCAGCCCGATGTGTACGTCAAAGGCGGCGACTACACGCTGAGCGCTGCGGATTCCGCCGCCAGCACGGCCAATGCCACGCCGCCGAAAACGCTGCCGGAGGCGCGCATCGTGCAGGGCTACGGCGGGCACGTCGAGCTGATCAGCTACCTGCCCGGACACTCGACGACCGAGCTGATCGAGCGGATTGTGGAGCGCTATGCACGCTAA
- a CDS encoding PIG-L family deacetylase gives MHAKRLLAVWAHPDDEAFGPVGTMRLAHDRGWRTAVITATRGDAGNDDAADLAPGQTLGDLREHELRCSAEVLGIERIDVWRHPDGGLQNLPPGLLAEQVLEVMRDWQPTIVLTFGPDGITGHPDHLAIHDATEQAFARYRAECQTERPPRLYYVTIRPKRTIEHPMGAAPPHAPPTAVLDVSAYEQIKRDALSCHASQRADWEPLLADRDWLTIDRLFRAFPPAAPNAPPETTIFDE, from the coding sequence ATGCACGCTAAGCGGCTACTTGCGGTCTGGGCGCATCCCGACGACGAAGCCTTCGGGCCGGTCGGGACGATGCGCCTGGCTCACGACCGGGGCTGGCGGACGGCGGTGATCACCGCCACGCGCGGCGACGCCGGAAACGACGACGCGGCGGATCTCGCGCCGGGGCAGACCTTGGGCGATCTGCGCGAGCATGAGTTGCGCTGCTCCGCTGAGGTGCTGGGCATCGAGCGGATCGATGTCTGGCGGCATCCCGACGGCGGCTTGCAGAACTTGCCGCCGGGCCTGCTCGCCGAGCAGGTGCTTGAAGTCATGCGCGACTGGCAGCCGACGATCGTGCTGACCTTTGGGCCGGACGGTATCACGGGCCATCCCGACCATCTGGCGATTCACGACGCGACGGAGCAGGCGTTTGCGCGATACCGCGCCGAGTGCCAGACCGAGCGACCGCCACGGCTGTACTACGTCACGATCAGGCCGAAGCGAACGATCGAGCATCCGATGGGCGCTGCGCCGCCGCACGCTCCCCCGACCGCCGTGCTCGACGTGAGCGCGTACGAGCAGATCAAGCGCGACGCGCTGAGCTGCCATGCGTCGCAGCGCGCCGACTGGGAGCCGCTGCTCGCCGACCGCGACTGGCTGACGATCGATCGGCTGTTCCGCGCGTTTCCGCCCGCCGCGCCGAACGCGCCGCCGGAGACGACGATCTTCGATGAGTAA
- the murJ gene encoding murein biosynthesis integral membrane protein MurJ, producing the protein MSKASAPTEPTTPAAQIGRGIAIAAALIAIGNIASRLLGQARETIIARLFGVSVESSAYAIASAVPTTLYDLIVGGLVSAALVPVFSELAERDEAELGRVAGTIFTLATLIMATAAGLTWLAAPWLGTLLTLSTNSPMLRSETIDLIPWMLPATIFMALAGLITGLLQARRRFLLPAFSTATFNVGIIVGGLLFSAGYGVRSLAIGMGIGALGQVLLQAPGLRGVPLRLALDLRHPDVRRIGRLYVPVLIGLSFSLIGIVIDRSLASGVSEGAAAQMRFATTLIQLALGIVATAISLAALPTLSRQGADPSDLTEYRRTLALSIKSLLLLLLPVTALMAALAYPITALLFEGGETTAAGAVAIGTALLFYLPSLIAAGIDQPLIFAFYARRNTLLPNLVNGGAIGAYLLVAFLTVRAWGVYGLILGNVVQWWVHALLMLWFAHHRLDALRGQRLGEAVWKGVLASGAAGAICGALYTLVDGPAQGKIMILALIVGLGSLGLGLYLGMAYLLRLEALYAFGAAIGRRMRR; encoded by the coding sequence ATGAGTAAGGCATCCGCGCCAACCGAGCCGACCACGCCCGCCGCGCAGATCGGGAGAGGCATTGCGATCGCCGCCGCGCTGATCGCGATCGGCAACATCGCGAGCCGCCTCCTGGGCCAGGCCCGCGAGACGATCATCGCCCGACTCTTTGGCGTGAGCGTCGAGAGCAGCGCCTACGCCATCGCCTCCGCCGTGCCCACCACGCTCTACGACCTGATCGTCGGCGGGCTGGTCAGCGCCGCGCTGGTGCCGGTCTTCTCCGAGCTAGCCGAGCGCGACGAGGCCGAGCTTGGCCGCGTGGCCGGCACGATCTTCACGCTGGCGACCCTGATCATGGCGACCGCCGCCGGACTGACCTGGCTGGCAGCGCCCTGGCTGGGCACGCTGCTCACGCTCAGCACCAACTCGCCCATGCTGCGCAGCGAGACGATCGACCTGATCCCGTGGATGCTGCCCGCGACGATCTTCATGGCCCTGGCCGGGCTGATCACCGGCCTGCTGCAAGCCCGGCGGCGCTTTCTGCTTCCGGCGTTCAGCACCGCCACCTTCAACGTCGGCATCATCGTCGGCGGCCTGCTCTTCAGCGCGGGCTACGGCGTGCGCAGCCTGGCGATCGGTATGGGCATCGGCGCGCTGGGCCAGGTATTGCTGCAAGCGCCCGGATTGCGAGGCGTGCCGCTGCGCCTGGCCCTCGATCTCCGGCATCCCGATGTACGGCGCATCGGCAGGCTCTACGTGCCCGTGCTGATCGGCCTGAGCTTCAGCCTGATCGGCATCGTGATCGACCGATCGCTGGCGTCGGGCGTGAGCGAGGGCGCGGCGGCGCAGATGCGCTTCGCGACCACGCTGATCCAGCTTGCGCTGGGCATTGTCGCTACGGCGATCTCGCTGGCAGCGCTGCCGACGCTCTCACGCCAGGGCGCTGACCCGTCTGATCTGACCGAGTACCGGCGCACGCTGGCGCTCTCGATCAAGTCGCTGCTGCTGCTGCTGCTGCCGGTGACGGCTCTGATGGCCGCGCTGGCCTATCCGATCACCGCGCTGCTCTTCGAGGGCGGCGAGACGACGGCTGCTGGCGCTGTCGCGATCGGCACGGCCCTGCTCTTCTATCTGCCCAGCCTGATCGCCGCCGGTATCGACCAGCCGTTGATCTTCGCCTTCTACGCACGGCGGAACACGCTGCTGCCCAATCTGGTCAACGGCGGCGCGATCGGAGCCTATCTGCTGGTCGCGTTTCTCACGGTGCGCGCGTGGGGCGTCTACGGGCTGATCCTGGGCAACGTCGTGCAGTGGTGGGTTCATGCGCTGCTGATGCTCTGGTTCGCGCATCACCGGCTGGATGCGCTGCGCGGCCAGCGGCTCGGCGAGGCCGTGTGGAAGGGCGTGCTCGCCAGCGGCGCTGCGGGAGCAATCTGCGGGGCGCTGTACACGCTCGTGGATGGCCCGGCGCAGGGCAAAATCATGATCCTGGCGCTGATCGTCGGGCTGGGCAGCCTGGGGCTGGGCCTGTATCTGGGCATGGCCTATCTGCTGCGGCTGGAAGCGCTCTATGCCTTCGGCGCGGCGATCGGTCGTCGCATGCGGCGGTAG